Proteins co-encoded in one Arachis hypogaea cultivar Tifrunner chromosome 11, arahy.Tifrunner.gnm2.J5K5, whole genome shotgun sequence genomic window:
- the LOC140176166 gene encoding uncharacterized protein, translated as MSGIDPQIISHKLAINSAVRPIQQKKQKLGEEKRRASLEETQKLINAEFIKEIRFTTWLANVVMVRKQNGYNQILMHPSDQDKTAFITDFGNYCYKVMPFGLKNAGATYQRLMDKVFAKQIGRNIEVYVDDMVAKTKIGHNQISDLTEIFGQIRQYNMHLNPEKCAFAVQGVTDWAISSALVSERNKVQHPIYFVSKTLQHAELNYPRIEKLALALIFSARRLRPYFQSHVIHIRTDHPLRQVGPIKSQFLADFIAELTIPSEEDHAKQWILYVDGSSNNGGCGAGIRLEAEDGFILEHSIHLAFKASNNQSEYEALLAGLRLCLDLHISTIKVYCDSLLVVQQVNGLFQIGGTTLYTIYKQVIYQKGPRTIKSSDGKHLPSQYSMGHCIDEDILAPYSNASTSQKLT; from the exons ATGTCCGGCATTGATCCACAAATTATCAGTCATAAACTAGCAATAAACTCGGCAGTCCGACCAATACAGCAGAAGAAACAAAAACTCGGCGAAGAAAAGAGGAGAGCATCACTAGAAGAAACACAAAAGCTCATCAACGCCGAATTTATCAAGGAGATCAGATTCActacatggctagccaatgtggtaatggtaagaaaacAAAACG GGTATAATCAAATACTCATGCACCCCTCCGATCAAGATAAAACAGCTTTTATCACTGATTTCGGTAACTATTGTTATAAagttatgccatttggattaaagaaCGCAGGTGCAACTTACCAACGCCTTATGGATAAAGTGTTCGCCAAACAAATCGGCAGGAATATcgaagtttatgttgatgatatggtCGCCAAAACAAAAATCGGACATAATCAGATCAGCGACCTTACAGAAATATTCGGCCAGATCCGCCAGTACAACATGCATCTCAACCCCGAAAAATGTGCCTTCGCCGTTCAAGGGG TTACTGATTGGGCGATAAGTTCGGCCCTTGTATCAGAGAGAAACAAAGTTCAGCATCCGATATACTTTGTCAGTAAGACTCTCCAACATGCCGAACTCAATTATCCAAGGATTGAGAAGCTCGCACTGGCACTAATATTCTCGGCACGACGTCTCCGACCTTACTTCCAGAGCCACGTTATTCACATCAGAACAGATCACCCACTGAGACAAGT AGGACCGATCAAGTCACAGTTTCTAGCAGATTTCATCGCCGAGCTTACTATACCATCCGAGGAAGATCATGCAAAACAATGGATCTTATATGTAGACGGATCTTCCAATAATGGGGGCTGTGGAGCAGGAATTCGTCTAGAAGCCGAGGACGGATTCATACTGGAACACTCAATACACTTAGCTTTCAAAGCCAGCAATAACCAATCCGAGTATGAAGCACTACTCGCTGGACTCCGACTCTGTTTAGATCTCCACATCTCGACAATCAAAGTATATTGTGATTCTTTGTTAGTGGTACAGCAGGTAAACGGCCTCTTTCAG ATTGGAGGGACGACTTTATACACTATTTACAAACAGGTAATATACCAGAAGGGGCCGAGAACAATAAAAAGTTCCGACGGTAAGCATCTTCCTTCACAATACTCAATGGGACATTGTATCGACGAGGATATACTCGCCCCCTACTCAAATGCCTCAACAAGTCAGAAGCTGACATAG
- the LOC112721605 gene encoding uncharacterized protein, whose product MADAPPPSLSELMRMVVELQQANQRMADENQIMAAQIAEINHARIEHNDAHRKRAEDEEHQSQPTHVSETARHEEQQPEDEKEESEDPVGPFTEEVMNFELLKRFTLPLTLTPYDGLGDPRKFLKKFRSIMIVNGASDTVLCRCFLNYLDGPALDWLCALPAGSISRFHQLAKLFEEHFAGSAIYLHDSDYLNTIKQGPNESLKELMTRFTKVAISIPDLYPEVHLHAIKSGLRPGKFQETIAVAKPKTLAEFREKAKGQIDIEELRQARKSDKSNFREEDKSSTIKKSFKLTPRFDSYTQFNTRREDIIKEILNSKLIMPPRKADTYQYAKNMDKSKYCAFHQKHGHNTDDCVVAKDLLERLARQGHLDKYVGGHIQKRGPSSTTNDLSEQNRGKEKASTSQYERPRGIINCISGGYASGGYSNSARKRSFRSICSVNGPQQDVATTNQQPEVTFTHADFNSSIQNLDDPVVITLQLGDLLVKKVLLDPGSSADVLFYSTFQKMKLSDNMMHSTGGDLVGFSGERVPILGSVWLQTTLGEHPLSKTNDIQYLVVDCFSPYNLMVNLF is encoded by the coding sequence ATGGCTGACGCACCGCCTCCTTCACTGTCCGAACTTATGCGAATGGTAGTTGAGCTACAACAAGCCAATCAGCGAATGGCTGACGAGAACCAAATAATGGCTGCCCAAATTGCTGAAATAAATCATGCTCGGATTGAGCACAACGATGCTCATCGCAAGCGAGCAGAAGACGAGGAACATCAGTCCCAACCCACTCATGTTTCGGAGACTGCTCGACACGAGGAGCAGCAGCccgaagatgaaaaagaagagtcCGAAGACCCTGTGGGTCCCTTCACAGAAGAAGTAATGAACTTCGAACTGCTGAAGAGGTTCACTCTGCCGCTGACCCTCACGCCTTATGATGGACTCGGAGACCCGAGGAAATTTCTAAAGAAATTCCGATCAATAATGATTGTCAATGGTGCATCAGATACAGTCTTATGTCGTTGTTTTCTGAATTATTTAgatggtcctgcacttgattggttgtgTGCTTTGCCTGCAGGTTCCATTTCGCGCTTTCATCAGTTGGCGAAGTTATTTGAAGAGCATTTCGCTGGATCCGCAATATACTTGCATGATTCCGATTACTTGAACACTATCAAGCAAGGACCGAACGAAAgcttaaaggaattaatgacccgCTTCACCAAGGTCGCGATCAGCATACCAGACCTCTACCCCGAGGTCCATCTGCACGCGATTAAAAGTGGCCTCCGACCCGGAAAGTTCCAGGAGACAATCGCAGTAGCAAAACCGAAGACTCTAGCAGAATTTCGGGAGAAAGCAAAAGGACAAATTGATATCGAGGAACTCAGACAAGCTCGGAAGTCTGACAAGTCAAACTTCCGCGAAGAAGATAAGAGCTCAACCATTAAGAAAAGTTTTAAACTAACACCTCGATTTGATTCCTATACGCAGTTTAACACTAGGAGGGAAGACATAATCAAAGAAATCTTGAACTCCAAACTAATCATGCCTCCAAGAAAGGCCGACACGTACCAATATGCAAAAAACATGGACAAATCGAAGTACTGCGCTTTCCACCAGAAACACGGCCACAATACCGATGATTGTGTGGTCGCCAAGGATCTTTTAGAACGACTAGCAAGACAAGGACACCTAGACAAGTACGTCGGTGGTCACATCCAAAAACGCGGCCCTAGTTCCACAACAAACGACCTCTCTGAACAAAACCGAGGAAAAGAGAAGGCATCTACAAGCCAATATGAAAGACCACGAGGTATAATCAATTGTATTTCAGGAGGATACGCCAGTGGAGGATACTCAAACTCGGCGAGGAAAAGATCGTTTAGATCCATATGTTCTGTAAACGGACCACAACAAGACGTAGCAACCACTAATCAACAACCCGAAGTCACTTTCACACACGCCGACTTCAACTCCAGTATACAAAATTTGGACGACCCCGTGGTGATCACCCTTCAGCTAGGAGATCTATTAGTGAAAAAAGTACTCTTGGACCCCGGGAGCAGCGCCGACGTTCTGTTTTACTCCACATTTCAAAAGATGAAGCTCAGCGACAACATGATGCACTCAACAGGAGGAGATTTGGTCGGCTTCTCAGGAGAACGAGTTCCAATACTCGGatcagtgtggttacaaaccacactgggtGAGCATCCTCTTTCAAAAACTAATGATATTCAATATTTAGTAGTTGACTGTTTCAGTCCATATAACCTTATGGTCAACCTTTTTTAA